The Antedon mediterranea chromosome 7, ecAntMedi1.1, whole genome shotgun sequence genome has a segment encoding these proteins:
- the LOC140054079 gene encoding peptidyl-prolyl cis-trans isomerase sig-7-like isoform X1: MAVLLETTLGDIVIDLYPKERPRCCLNFLKLCKLKYYNFCLFHSVQRNFIAQTGDPSGSGNGGESVFRQLYGDQARYFEMESTPRIKHKKLGAVSMVNNGANMHGSQFFITLSENVDSLDGMHTVFGEVSEGFDIITKLSESFTDKENRPYQDIRINHTVVLDDPFDDPDGLTFPDRSPEPTKEQLDSGRIAADEEVDKDKGKTEEELKEELESKESKANAHILEMVGDIPDADIKPPENVLFVCKLNPVTTSDDLQIIFSRFGQINSCEVIKDMKTEESLQYAFIEFERVEDCEQAYFKMDNVLIDDRRIHVDFSQSVAKLNQKQKFVGSFPSSSKDKPKPRHEEDRQPKISLRKHELSESDSSSSSDDDKRLKRRHKKDRKDKHKKKTKNENRDSKKERSPDDYQYRKERDRKQQRRRSRIRSMDYERGPRHRSREKDHVKSRRDRSRDRETKRDRSRSRDRNSKRDRSRSHDRKTKRDRSRSRDRKTKRDRSRSRDRHIRYRDRR, translated from the exons ATGGCCGTTCTACTTGAAACAACACTTGGTGATATAGTGATTGATCTTTATCCCAAAGAAAGACCCAGGT gtTGTTTAAACTTTCTGAAACTCTGCAAACTCAAGTACtataacttttgtttatttcattctgtacaG cGTAATTTCATCGCTCAAACTGGTGACCCAAGTGGATCTGGAAATGGCGGAGAGTCTGTATTTAG GCAGCTGTATGGGGATCAAGCCCGTTATTTTGAAATGGAATCAACGCCACGCATCAAACATAAAAAACTGGGAGCAGTTTCTATGGTAAACAATGGAGCTAACATGCATGGTTCTCAG TTTTTTATTACGTTGTCTGAGAACGTTGATAGCTTGGATGGCATGCATACTGTGTTTGGAGAGGTATCAGAAGGCTTTGATATCATTACTAAACTCAGTGAGTCTTTCACAGACAAGGAGAATCGTCCTTATCAAGACATCAG aaTTAATCATACTGTGGTTTTAGATGACCCATTTGATGACCCTGATGGATTGACCTTTCCGGATCGGTCACCTGAGCCGACGAAAGAACAATTAGAC AGTGGTCGAATAGCAGCTGATGAGGAAGTTGATAAAGACAAAGGCAAAACAGAAGAGGAATTGAAAGAAGAGTTGGAATCTAAAGAATCAAAAGCCAATGCACACATTTTAGAAATG GTAGGAGACATACCAGACGCTGATATTAAACCACCAGAGAATGTGCTCTTTGTTTGTAAATTAAATCCAGTGACAACTTCAGATGATTTGCAAATTATATTTTCCAGATTTGGACAAATTAACAG CTGTGAAGTAATCAAGGACATGAAAACAGAAGAATCTTTGCAATATGCATTCATAGAATTTGAAAGG GTAGAGGATTGTGAGCAAGCATACTTCAAGATGGATAATGTGCTGATAGATGACAGGCGAATACATGTTGATTTTAGTCAGTCAGTTGCCAAATTGAACCAGAAACAAAAAT TTGTTGGAAGTTTTCCAAGTTCTTCAAAAGATAAACCAAAGCCCAGACATGAAGAAGACAGACAACCAAAG ATTTCGTTGAGAAAACACGAATTAAGTGAATCCGACTCATCATCTTCATCAGATGATGATAAACGCTTGAAAAGGAGACATAAGAAAGATAGAAAAGATAAACATAAGAAAAAGACGAAAAATGAAAACAGGGATTCTAAAAAGGAAAGAAGTCCTGATGATTATCAATACAGAAAAGAGAGGGATAGAAAACAGCAAAGAAGAAGGAGTAGGATTCGCAGTATGGATTATGAGAGAGGCCCTAGACACAGAAGCAGAGAAAAAGACCACGTCAAGTCAAGAAGAGACCGGAGTCGTGACCGTGAGACAAAAAGAGATCGAAGTAGGAGTCGTGATCGAAATTCAAAAAGAGATCGAAGCAGGAGTCATGACCGCAAGACAAAAAGAGACAGGAGTAGGAGTCGTGACCGCAAGACAAAAAGAGACCGGAGTAGGAGTCGTGACCGGCACATCAGATATCGTGATCGAAG
- the LOC140054079 gene encoding peptidyl-prolyl cis-trans isomerase-like 4 isoform X2 — MAVLLETTLGDIVIDLYPKERPRCCLNFLKLCKLKYYNFCLFHSVQRNFIAQTGDPSGSGNGGESVFRQLYGDQARYFEMESTPRIKHKKLGAVSMVNNGANMHGSQFFITLSENVDSLDGMHTVFGEVSEGFDIITKLSESFTDKENRPYQDIRINHTVVLDDPFDDPDGLTFPDRSPEPTKEQLDSGRIAADEEVDKDKGKTEEELKEELESKESKANAHILEMVGDIPDADIKPPENVLFVCKLNPVTTSDDLQIIFSRFGQINSCEVIKDMKTEESLQYAFIEFERVEDCEQAYFKMDNVLIDDRRIHVDFSQSVAKLNQKQKFVGSFPSSSKDKPKPRHEEDRQPKISLRKHELSESDSSSSSDDDKRLKRRHKKDRKDKHKKKTKNENRDSKKERRRSRIRSMDYERGPRHRSREKDHVKSRRDRSRDRETKRDRSRSRDRNSKRDRSRSHDRKTKRDRSRSRDRKTKRDRSRSRDRHIRYRDRR; from the exons ATGGCCGTTCTACTTGAAACAACACTTGGTGATATAGTGATTGATCTTTATCCCAAAGAAAGACCCAGGT gtTGTTTAAACTTTCTGAAACTCTGCAAACTCAAGTACtataacttttgtttatttcattctgtacaG cGTAATTTCATCGCTCAAACTGGTGACCCAAGTGGATCTGGAAATGGCGGAGAGTCTGTATTTAG GCAGCTGTATGGGGATCAAGCCCGTTATTTTGAAATGGAATCAACGCCACGCATCAAACATAAAAAACTGGGAGCAGTTTCTATGGTAAACAATGGAGCTAACATGCATGGTTCTCAG TTTTTTATTACGTTGTCTGAGAACGTTGATAGCTTGGATGGCATGCATACTGTGTTTGGAGAGGTATCAGAAGGCTTTGATATCATTACTAAACTCAGTGAGTCTTTCACAGACAAGGAGAATCGTCCTTATCAAGACATCAG aaTTAATCATACTGTGGTTTTAGATGACCCATTTGATGACCCTGATGGATTGACCTTTCCGGATCGGTCACCTGAGCCGACGAAAGAACAATTAGAC AGTGGTCGAATAGCAGCTGATGAGGAAGTTGATAAAGACAAAGGCAAAACAGAAGAGGAATTGAAAGAAGAGTTGGAATCTAAAGAATCAAAAGCCAATGCACACATTTTAGAAATG GTAGGAGACATACCAGACGCTGATATTAAACCACCAGAGAATGTGCTCTTTGTTTGTAAATTAAATCCAGTGACAACTTCAGATGATTTGCAAATTATATTTTCCAGATTTGGACAAATTAACAG CTGTGAAGTAATCAAGGACATGAAAACAGAAGAATCTTTGCAATATGCATTCATAGAATTTGAAAGG GTAGAGGATTGTGAGCAAGCATACTTCAAGATGGATAATGTGCTGATAGATGACAGGCGAATACATGTTGATTTTAGTCAGTCAGTTGCCAAATTGAACCAGAAACAAAAAT TTGTTGGAAGTTTTCCAAGTTCTTCAAAAGATAAACCAAAGCCCAGACATGAAGAAGACAGACAACCAAAG ATTTCGTTGAGAAAACACGAATTAAGTGAATCCGACTCATCATCTTCATCAGATGATGATAAACGCTTGAAAAGGAGACATAAGAAAGATAGAAAAGATAAACATAAGAAAAAGACGAAAAATGAAAACAGGGATTCTAAAAAGG AAAGAAGAAGGAGTAGGATTCGCAGTATGGATTATGAGAGAGGCCCTAGACACAGAAGCAGAGAAAAAGACCACGTCAAGTCAAGAAGAGACCGGAGTCGTGACCGTGAGACAAAAAGAGATCGAAGTAGGAGTCGTGATCGAAATTCAAAAAGAGATCGAAGCAGGAGTCATGACCGCAAGACAAAAAGAGACAGGAGTAGGAGTCGTGACCGCAAGACAAAAAGAGACCGGAGTAGGAGTCGTGACCGGCACATCAGATATCGTGATCGAAGGTGA